The following proteins are co-located in the Macrobrachium rosenbergii isolate ZJJX-2024 chromosome 28, ASM4041242v1, whole genome shotgun sequence genome:
- the Yip1d1 gene encoding protein YIPF5, protein MSYNDWDQQQQYGSAWGDQSSFSYDMGSPDFGAEQQFQSFDYNQAQSAPPPPGPPTTNYYSSSQQPTFFTPGPSIMTPGPNPENPLPGDSIEDEPPLLEELGINPDAIMQKTLTVLNPMRRTDPAILQDTDLAGPLAFCLAFGSFLLLSGKAQFGYIYGIGLLGCISMYGLLNMMSMAGVSLGVVVSILGYCLLPMVALAGVNVLLSLQGVIGMLLTGAAILWCSISASKLFVTGLSMDHQQPLVAYPCALLYAVFALITIF, encoded by the coding sequence ATGTCCTACAACGACTGGGACCAGCAACAGCAGTATGGGAGTGCTTGGGGAGACCAGTCAAGTTTTTCCTATGACATGGGTTCTCCGGACTTTGGAGCTGAGCAGCAGTTCCAGAGTTTTGATTATAACCAGGCACAATCAGCTCCACCACCTCCAGGGCCTCCTACAACAAACTACTACAGTAGTAGTCAGCAGCCCACCTTCTTTACTCCTGGACCTTCGATCATGACTCCAGGGCCGAACCCAGAAAATCCCTTGCCTGGTGACTCCATAGAAGATGAACCACCTCTGTTGGAGGAGTTAGGCATCAATCCAGATGCCATCATGCAGAAGACCCTGACTGTTCTCAACCCAATGAGGCGCACAGATCCTGCAATTCTCCAGGACACAGACCTTGCTGGACCTTTGGCCTTTTGTCTTGCATTTGGAAGTTTTCTTCTGCTCTCTGGGAAAGCACAATTCggttatatatatggtataggtTTGTTGGGATGTATTTCTAtgtatggtcttttaaatatgaTGTCCATGGCTGGTGTTAGTCTAGGTGTTGTTGTTAGTATTTTAGGTTATTGCTTACTTCCAATGGTAGCGCTTGCTGGTGTTAATGTTTTACTGTCTCTCCAGGGAGTCATAGGAATGCTACTTACAGGTGCTGCAATCCTTTGGTGCTCTATCTCAGCATCTAAATTGTTTGTGACAGGTTTGTCAATGGATCACCAACAACCACTTGTAGCATATCCTTGTGCACTCTTATACGCTGTCTTTGCACTTATCACAATTTTTTAA